One segment of Capricornis sumatraensis isolate serow.1 chromosome 23, serow.2, whole genome shotgun sequence DNA contains the following:
- the MCMBP gene encoding mini-chromosome maintenance complex-binding protein isoform X1 has product MPCGEDWLSHPLGIVQGFFAQNGVNPDWEKKVIEYFKEKLKENNAPKWVPSLNEVPLHYLKPNSFVKFRCMVQDMFDPEFYMGVYETVNRNTKARVLHFGKYRDVAECGPQQEVDLNSPRTTTSERQTFYCVPVPGESMWVKEAYVNANQARVSPSTSYTPSRHKRSYEDDEDMDLQPNKQKDQHMTARQAGNVGGLQWSGEPKRLETEASSGQQLSSLNFSSPFDLNFPLPGEKGPACLVKVYEDWDCFKVNDVLELYGILSVDPALSILNNDERDASSLLDPMECTDTAEEQRVHSPPASLVPRIHVVLAQKLQHINPLLPACLNKEESKTCKFVSGFMSELSPVRAELLGFLTHALLGDSLAAEYLILHLISTVYTRRDVLPLGKFTVNLSGCPRNSTFTEHLYRIIQHLVPASFRLQMTIENMNHLKFIPHKDYAANRLVSGLLQLPSNTSLVIDETLLEQGQLDTPGVHNVTALSNLITWQKVDYDFSYHQMEFPCNINVFITSEGRSLLPADCQIHLQPQLMPPNMEEYMNSLLSAVLPSVLNKFRIYLTLLRFLDYSISDEITKAVEDDFVEMRKNDPQSITADDLHQLLIVARFLSLSAGQTTLSRERWLRAKQLESLRRARLQQQKCVNGNEL; this is encoded by the exons ctcAAAATGGGGTTAATCCTGACTGGGAGAAGAAAGTAAtagaatattttaaggaaaagctGAAGGAGAATAATGCTCCTAAATGG gtACCATCACTGAATGAAGTTCCTCTTCATTATTTGAAACCTAACAGTTTTGTGAAGTTTCGTTGCATGGTTCAGGATATGTTTGACCCTGAATTTTACATGGGAGTTTATGAAACTGTTAACCGAAACACAAAAGCACGT GTtcttcattttggaaaatacagagatGTAGCAGAGTGTGGG CCTCAGCAAGAAGTTGATTTAAACTCTCCACGAACTACTACTTCGGAGAGACAGACATTCTACTGTGTTCCAGTGCCTGGAGAATCTATGTGGGTAAAAGAA GCCTATGTTAATGCCAACCAAGCTCGAGTCAGCCCTTCAACGTCTTACACCCCCAGCCGTCACAAGAGAAGCTATGAAGATGACGAAGATATGGATCTGCAGCCCAATAAACAGAAAGACCAGCACATGACTGCCAGACAAGCAG GGAATGTTGGTGGTCTTCAATGGAGTGGTGAGCCAAAACGTTTAGAAACGGAAGCTTCTTCTGGACAGCAGCTGAGCTCCCTAaacttctcttctccttttgatcTGAATTTTCCATTGCCAGGAGAGAAGGGTCCTGCATGCCTCGTGAAG GTCTATGAAGACTGGGATTGTTTTAAAGTAAATGATGTTCTTGAGTTATATGGCATACTCTCCGTGGATCCTGCGCTAAGTATACTGAATAATGATGAAAG GGACGCCTCTTCGCTGCTGGACCCGATGGAGTGCACGGACACGGCTGAGGAACAGAGGGTGCACAGTCCTCCTGCCTCCTTAGTGCCAAGAATCCACGTGGTCCTAGCCCAGAAGCTGCAGCACATCAACCCCTTACTGCCTGCTTGCCTCAACAAAGAGGAGAGCAAGACCTGTAAGT TTGTTTCCGGTTTCATGTCCGAATTGTCTCCAGTCAGAGCAGAGCTGCTTGGCTTCCTCACTCATGCCCTTCTGGGAGACAGCTTGGCCGCTGAGTACCTTATATTACATCTCATCTCTACAGT atacACAAGAAGAGATGTTCTTCCACTAGGAAAATTTACGGTTAACTTGAGTGGTTGTCCACGGAATAGTACCTTCACGGAACACTTATATCGAATTATTCAACATCTGGTTCCAGCA TCTTTTCGTCTACAGATGACTATAGAGAACATGAACCATTTGAAGTTCATTCCCCACAAAGACTATGCAGCCAATCGCTTGGTCAGCGGGCTCCTGCAGCTGCCCAGCAACACTTCGCTTGTAATTGACGAGACTCTCCTGGAGCAAGGGCAGCTGGACACACCAG GTGTTCATAATGTGACTGCCCTGAGCAACCTAATAACTTGGCAGAAGGTGGATTATGACTTCAGCTACCACCAGATGGAATTTCCCTGCAACATTAATGTTTTTATTACTTCAGAGGGGAGATCACTCCTGCCG GCAGACTGCCAGATCCACTTACAGCCACAGCTAATGCCACCAAACATGGAGGAGTACATGAATAGCCTTCTCTCGGCCGTGCTGCCCTCTGTGCTGAATAAATTCCGCATCTATCTGACCCTTTTGAGGTTCCTGGATTATAGCATCTCTGATGAAATAACCAAG GCAGTTGAAGATGACTTTGTGGAGATGCGCAAGAATGATCCTCAGAGCATCACTGCCGACGATCTCCACCAGTTACTCATCGTAGCTCG GTTTCTATCTCTCAGTGCCGGTCAGACAACGCTGTCAAGAGAACGATGGCTAAGAGCCAAGCAGCTGGAGTCTTTAAGaagagccaggcttcaacagcagaAATGTGTCAATGGAAATGAACTTTAA
- the MCMBP gene encoding mini-chromosome maintenance complex-binding protein isoform X2 codes for MPCGEDWLSHPLGIVQGFFAQNGVNPDWEKKVIEYFKEKLKENNAPKWVPSLNEVPLHYLKPNSFVKFRCMVQDMFDPEFYMGVYETVNRNTKARVLHFGKYRDVAECGPQQEVDLNSPRTTTSERQTFYCVPVPGESMWVKEAYVNANQARVSPSTSYTPSRHKRSYEDDEDMDLQPNKQKDQHMTARQAGNVGGLQWSGEPKRLETEASSGQQLSSLNFSSPFDLNFPLPGEKGPACLVKVYEDWDCFKVNDVLELYGILSVDPALSILNNDERDASSLLDPMECTDTAEEQRVHSPPASLVPRIHVVLAQKLQHINPLLPACLNKEESKTFVSGFMSELSPVRAELLGFLTHALLGDSLAAEYLILHLISTVYTRRDVLPLGKFTVNLSGCPRNSTFTEHLYRIIQHLVPASFRLQMTIENMNHLKFIPHKDYAANRLVSGLLQLPSNTSLVIDETLLEQGQLDTPGVHNVTALSNLITWQKVDYDFSYHQMEFPCNINVFITSEGRSLLPADCQIHLQPQLMPPNMEEYMNSLLSAVLPSVLNKFRIYLTLLRFLDYSISDEITKAVEDDFVEMRKNDPQSITADDLHQLLIVARFLSLSAGQTTLSRERWLRAKQLESLRRARLQQQKCVNGNEL; via the exons ctcAAAATGGGGTTAATCCTGACTGGGAGAAGAAAGTAAtagaatattttaaggaaaagctGAAGGAGAATAATGCTCCTAAATGG gtACCATCACTGAATGAAGTTCCTCTTCATTATTTGAAACCTAACAGTTTTGTGAAGTTTCGTTGCATGGTTCAGGATATGTTTGACCCTGAATTTTACATGGGAGTTTATGAAACTGTTAACCGAAACACAAAAGCACGT GTtcttcattttggaaaatacagagatGTAGCAGAGTGTGGG CCTCAGCAAGAAGTTGATTTAAACTCTCCACGAACTACTACTTCGGAGAGACAGACATTCTACTGTGTTCCAGTGCCTGGAGAATCTATGTGGGTAAAAGAA GCCTATGTTAATGCCAACCAAGCTCGAGTCAGCCCTTCAACGTCTTACACCCCCAGCCGTCACAAGAGAAGCTATGAAGATGACGAAGATATGGATCTGCAGCCCAATAAACAGAAAGACCAGCACATGACTGCCAGACAAGCAG GGAATGTTGGTGGTCTTCAATGGAGTGGTGAGCCAAAACGTTTAGAAACGGAAGCTTCTTCTGGACAGCAGCTGAGCTCCCTAaacttctcttctccttttgatcTGAATTTTCCATTGCCAGGAGAGAAGGGTCCTGCATGCCTCGTGAAG GTCTATGAAGACTGGGATTGTTTTAAAGTAAATGATGTTCTTGAGTTATATGGCATACTCTCCGTGGATCCTGCGCTAAGTATACTGAATAATGATGAAAG GGACGCCTCTTCGCTGCTGGACCCGATGGAGTGCACGGACACGGCTGAGGAACAGAGGGTGCACAGTCCTCCTGCCTCCTTAGTGCCAAGAATCCACGTGGTCCTAGCCCAGAAGCTGCAGCACATCAACCCCTTACTGCCTGCTTGCCTCAACAAAGAGGAGAGCAAGACCT TTGTTTCCGGTTTCATGTCCGAATTGTCTCCAGTCAGAGCAGAGCTGCTTGGCTTCCTCACTCATGCCCTTCTGGGAGACAGCTTGGCCGCTGAGTACCTTATATTACATCTCATCTCTACAGT atacACAAGAAGAGATGTTCTTCCACTAGGAAAATTTACGGTTAACTTGAGTGGTTGTCCACGGAATAGTACCTTCACGGAACACTTATATCGAATTATTCAACATCTGGTTCCAGCA TCTTTTCGTCTACAGATGACTATAGAGAACATGAACCATTTGAAGTTCATTCCCCACAAAGACTATGCAGCCAATCGCTTGGTCAGCGGGCTCCTGCAGCTGCCCAGCAACACTTCGCTTGTAATTGACGAGACTCTCCTGGAGCAAGGGCAGCTGGACACACCAG GTGTTCATAATGTGACTGCCCTGAGCAACCTAATAACTTGGCAGAAGGTGGATTATGACTTCAGCTACCACCAGATGGAATTTCCCTGCAACATTAATGTTTTTATTACTTCAGAGGGGAGATCACTCCTGCCG GCAGACTGCCAGATCCACTTACAGCCACAGCTAATGCCACCAAACATGGAGGAGTACATGAATAGCCTTCTCTCGGCCGTGCTGCCCTCTGTGCTGAATAAATTCCGCATCTATCTGACCCTTTTGAGGTTCCTGGATTATAGCATCTCTGATGAAATAACCAAG GCAGTTGAAGATGACTTTGTGGAGATGCGCAAGAATGATCCTCAGAGCATCACTGCCGACGATCTCCACCAGTTACTCATCGTAGCTCG GTTTCTATCTCTCAGTGCCGGTCAGACAACGCTGTCAAGAGAACGATGGCTAAGAGCCAAGCAGCTGGAGTCTTTAAGaagagccaggcttcaacagcagaAATGTGTCAATGGAAATGAACTTTAA